The DNA window GAATCTCTTGAAAGGAAGCGGATCTACGTCCGGTTGATTGAAAAAAAGCTCGGCGCTGTTCGGGGGTGACCATAATTAAATATGCTGAGAATGAAATAATTACTCATCAGATCACTCACCAATCAATTCAATTCAATTCTACCTATCCAAACAAACGAGGAATAGATATGGCTAAACTGTCCCAGGAAGAAAAAGAACGTATTATGCAGCTTCACAAACAAGAACTTCACCCCAGCGTGATTGCGCAAAGGGTTGGTTGTTCCAAGGAAACGGTTCGCAATGTGATCCGAAACAATGGGGAGTCAAAACACTTTTACTTCTTTCAGGCCCCGGATGGGACAATCCACAGGACTTCCAACGTTACAGACTTTTCTATCAATCAAAACCTCGAAAGCAGATACCTCTACAGCCTAAACAGCGGAAGCATAATCACCTATAAAGGATGGAGCAAAGCCACAGAAGAAGAATGGATTCGGCAAAACTCTCAAAATTCCCCTGCTGAAGTTACTCATCTTGACGAGTAATTTCTATTGTGTTTTTATAGAGGGTAAGTGATGAATAGTCTTTTCATCGAGTCTGGTGTAAGGGGTAATTTTTCAAGTGTGAATAAGGTCAGGGATGAAAATCTTTTTGTCGGTGGTCGTGCCCTGGTTTTGTCGTTGATGACCGTTTTTTTCACCAATTAAAACCAATTAGGAGAATTTATGTCGAATAAATTGATGCTTCATTGCGGTGCTTTCCAGGCTTCTCTTTCCGATGTCAAAAGTGCAGTGGTTCCCGAAGCAACCAGAACCTACACTCCTCTTCCCCATTACCAAATGTTGGAATGGATTTTCGAGGAAGCAGACAAACTCAATCTGACCCCAAAGAAGTTTCCGGTTCCAAGCCCTCTTGCTGAAGTCAGAACAATGGAGACAATAGAAGCGTCATCTATCTCGAACCCTGTTGAGCATCTTGAGAACTGCTTGCTCCAGCCTGCTGAAATCGGCTTAACGAAAGATGGCAACCGGATGTTTTTTCTGGTTGAGTTTGAACAAGAGTACGAAGGACACAACTTTGCTGTAGGAGGAAGAAACTCCTATGACAAAACCTTAGCCGCAGGGCTAACCGCTGGTGCCCGAAATTTCATCTGTGACAATACTGCTTTGTCTGGGGATTACGTTGTCTTACAGAAGCATCATGGACAGGTGAACTTTGAGAACCTGATCAAATCAGCACTCCTGACAATGCCAGCACGATTAGAGAAGCTGATTAACAGAATCAATTCACTCAAAGACGAGCGGATCGACATGGATGAGGCAAGGAAAATCCTCATTCAAGCTGGCAAGACCAAAGTGATTCCCTCTTCGGACATCATTCCGGTCTGGGAGGAATACCTTAAGCCAACTCATGAAGAGTTTCAGGAGTTCATCGATACCAAGTATGGACTTCTTCAGAGTTTTACTGAGGTCGTCAAAAAAGAAAATTCAGCAATGACGCTTATGCAACGTCATGCCCGGTTTGCAGACCTGTTTCAACTTGATGCCAATTTGAACTAGGCATCGGGGAATCTCTTCCTACCTGGGGAGGAGATTCCCTTTTTCTATTTTTTGGTAGTACTCAGTCTATTTGGTTTTTGAATTACTACCAAAGGTCTAAACAATGTCTCAATGGCAACAACCAGTCCTTCCAGTTGGAACCCATTTTCTACAAGACGACATCCTAAGTCCCCATATTGTCGTTTGTCGGATGGAATCTGGACAAATCTGGACAACCTATGTCGGGATGAGTCTATCCGAATTCCATAAAACTCAGTGGTTAAGAATCCTTAAATATCGCTCCCTTGCTCAATTTGCAGTTTGTCGTACCCCCGGCAAACGTACAGGGTTTCAGTGCGAAGTCAAAGTTTGGGGCATTGACAAGGACTTTCTTACCTGGCTAATTCGACAAGATAAGCCGGAATTAAAGTTCGACCCAAACGGCTATCCATTTTCCAAAGTTAAGCAACTCATCTAAAAGGAAACTAACTATGAGCCAAGCTGACAAAATGCTTTCTCCCGGTGAAATGCAACGATTAATTCAAACCCTCAGAGAAGCTGCCTCCACTATCAGGTTGCATCTTCAAATCTCATACGGCTCACTCGCAAGAGAACTTGATGTTCTTGCAGACACCGTAGAGCGTATCTACAACCGCTAATTTTTTCGACCTAACCAACCATCCAACTCACCCAATTAACCAGGAGTACCAAATGAATCTTCCATCCCCTGAAACTCAAGTCGAATCTCCAGCACTAAAACTGCAAGAAATTGAAGAGATTTCTGATATCTCAGTAGAAGCTGTCCTTGATAGCCTTGATGCCTATGTCTGGTCTAACAGCTACGAAAGAGACGCAGTAGAAAGCCTACTGAAGACCCACATTAGTCACATCTTCAAAATCAAGTTACAAATTGCAGTCTCCCTTAAACATCCCAATCCCAATCCAGGCTCAGATTCAGAAGGTGAAGATTTAGAAAGCTTACAAGCAGCCTTTCAACCGCCATCTCCCTGGAAGAGTTTTGATGACATCCCTTTTAC is part of the Kovacikia minuta CCNUW1 genome and encodes:
- a CDS encoding helix-turn-helix domain-containing protein, translated to MAKLSQEEKERIMQLHKQELHPSVIAQRVGCSKETVRNVIRNNGESKHFYFFQAPDGTIHRTSNVTDFSINQNLESRYLYSLNSGSIITYKGWSKATEEEWIRQNSQNSPAEVTHLDE
- a CDS encoding DUF932 domain-containing protein → MSNKLMLHCGAFQASLSDVKSAVVPEATRTYTPLPHYQMLEWIFEEADKLNLTPKKFPVPSPLAEVRTMETIEASSISNPVEHLENCLLQPAEIGLTKDGNRMFFLVEFEQEYEGHNFAVGGRNSYDKTLAAGLTAGARNFICDNTALSGDYVVLQKHHGQVNFENLIKSALLTMPARLEKLINRINSLKDERIDMDEARKILIQAGKTKVIPSSDIIPVWEEYLKPTHEEFQEFIDTKYGLLQSFTEVVKKENSAMTLMQRHARFADLFQLDANLN